From one Kiritimatiellales bacterium genomic stretch:
- a CDS encoding cell wall hydrolase, with protein sequence MARTIYGEAAANSEKSAIAVANVIMNRVRYQNWPSTIAEVCLQPWQFSCWNSNDPNRARILAADGKDKWFTRCRQIAAQVAREPGGSATDPTKTATHYHTFAVSPSWAKKKAACYNDGYHYYYNNIDTPPPSCAKDALEHERPISKTRTVRGGKMAVAGVAGSGVLMELQSQLEPLIPYSEYLKYVFLGVALISIGVMIYARIQDRREGLR encoded by the coding sequence ATGGCGCGCACGATTTACGGCGAGGCGGCGGCGAACAGCGAAAAATCGGCTATCGCAGTCGCGAACGTAATTATGAACCGGGTCCGCTATCAGAACTGGCCTTCGACGATTGCGGAAGTCTGCCTTCAGCCGTGGCAATTTTCCTGCTGGAATTCGAATGATCCGAACCGCGCGCGCATCCTTGCCGCAGATGGAAAAGACAAGTGGTTTACGCGATGCCGCCAGATTGCGGCACAAGTCGCAAGGGAGCCCGGCGGATCGGCAACGGATCCGACAAAGACGGCAACTCACTATCACACTTTTGCAGTCAGTCCGAGTTGGGCCAAGAAAAAAGCCGCCTGCTACAATGATGGGTATCATTACTATTACAACAACATCGACACGCCGCCGCCGTCTTGCGCAAAAGATGCCCTGGAACACGAAAGGCCGATCAGCAAAACGCGAACCGTTCGCGGCGGCAAGATGGCTGTGGCGGGCGTCGCGGGCAGCGGTGTTTTGATGGAATTGCAAAGTCAATTGGAGCCGCTGATCCCCTACAGCGAATATCTCAAATACGTCTTTCTTGGCGTCGCGCTGATATCCATCGGCGTGATGATATATGCGCGCATTCAGGATCGGCGCGAGGGCTTGCGATGA